In Chryseobacterium oryzae, the genomic stretch GAATTTGATAATAATATTTAGCTGAATTTCCTTCACAGAAAATTATTTCATTTTCGGCATAAGATTTTGTGAAAGCTCCGCATTGAAATAAAAGTTCTTCAGAGATAATCATGAGATAGTAGTGCAAACAAACATAAAAGTAATCAAAAAAATCCCAATTCACACATGCTCACGATCAAAAATCGAAACTTTAATCAGATTTTAATCACTACTATTATCATCCAAACTTTTATCTTCAGAAATGGTGTATATAAATACTAATGATTAATCATGCTAACCATTTTAAAAGACTGTATATATTTACTGAGTATTTGACAAAACTATTTTACCCTTAAAGATAGCTAATACATTAGCAGCTTGTAGTTTTTTTATTGTTCTGATCACAGTTTCAACACGAAGACCTGTTATCGATGCTATTTGCTGCGTGGTAAGAATTATGATAAATTCTACATCTGACTCTACAGAGTTTGTCTCCCGCAGGTAACCGCACAATATGAGATTCTTTTTTTTTTATCCGCAAAAGACAATGCATGCATTATTAAATTATTATAGTGCATCATATCCTCAGTCTGTATTAAAAATTTTTCATTGTAATCTTAGCGCCATGTGATATTAAAATTTCTTCTTCAATAACCATTAAAATTCTTTTTTTGTTAATTGTATATAAAGTACCTAATTATTGAGGTAAAATGTACATGTGAACTTCTTCAGTATTCCACGATCTGAATCATAATGAAAGCTGTTCAAAAATGATTAAATGAATTAGCAATAATCTTTTCCAACACAAAAAGAAAGAGGCGCTGTAAAACTTGTGTTGGTCAGGTGTAAAGTAAGTTCAAAATAAATTATATTGTGCTAATCTTAATAAAATTTAATGAAAGTTTTATTCGGGTAAATAATAATGGGCATAAAACTTGTAACCCTGTTACCGAACACATTTTCATATACACCATTTCAACACAATATTAATTTGATCAAATCCCCATAGTTTTAGGATAAACTGGGGATTTTTCTATTCGTAGCGCTTGTCATTATTAAAAAGTTATATTTTTTTCAAGTTCACGCCCGTTAAAAATAAAAATCTTATTACCGCTAAGTAAACAACAACAACAACAACAACAACAACAACTATTCGAGTTAATGATGTCTGCCTACATTTTCAAACCTTAAAAAAACAATCAACTTTTGTATTTCTAATTTCAGATGGTTTTTTACCCAAATGTTTTTTGACAAAATTGGTAAAATTACCTTCATCATTGAAACCCAGTTTGTAGCCTATTTCCGAAAAGCTTAACTCTGTAAACTTAATTTCTTTTTCACATTCAAATTTAATTTTATCAATAATTATTTGTTTTGCTGACTTATTACAAACCTGCTCGCATATTTCTGTAAGCCGTCTTGGTGACATGAACATTAAATCAGCATAGTATGACACCTTTTTAGATTTTTTAAAATCTTTTTGAAGAAGTACTTTAAATTTATTGAAAGAAAAATTGATAGTCTTAACAGGCGTATCCGACTTGTTCTTATTCGTATGGAAATGTGCATCCAATAAAAGCGATTCAATGGAATTATGTGCTGCAGCAATAAATAATGACTGATCGACATTTGAGAATTTTTGCAACCGATCAATTAAAATTATTTATGCATATCCGTTATCACTCATACCGCTGTAATGTTAGCAATAATGAGCCTTTCGAAGAGTTGGTCGCCGAAATATCTACGATTTAGTTTGTAAATGAACTCATTTAAATACAATTGAAGATACTTTCTTTTGATTTTATGATAATTTCCCAATAAATTTCGTTTTGCATTACTGATGGTAATATGAACCCATCTTAAAGTTTCACTGGTAGTTTCTTTGTCCGATTTCTCTGTGATATGAAGCTCAACAAAATCAGAGATATCAACGTATGAAGTACTTTTATCAGTGAAAACAATACTCTGGTTGTCAATCGATTCCTTAATGGTTTCATTGATTTCCAAGGAAAGATGCGTTTCTAAAACTTTAGCTTTAAAGTATCTGTAGGATTTTGATTTTTCACCAGTCTCCATGTTTTCCAAAGGCGTAGACTCGGCCATCACGGCAACATTTTGTTTACCCACTGCACCTCTGCCACGAATTCCTTTTTCTTGCTCAATCTCACTGGATTCTACTGTAAAATAGCCTTCATCAAACTCAATCATTCCTTCCAAAGTATATTTTTCATCACGTGTTCCCATTGCTTTTCTTAGTTTATGAACCATCGCCCAAACAGGCTCATAGCGTTTCAATCCCAATTGTTTCTGAATTTCTTTAGACGAAAATCCTTTTTTTGTAACGCTCATTAAGAACATGGTTTTATACCAAATTAAAAATGAAAGGTTAGAGTTCTGCATAATGGTGCCGCTTTTCAGAGAAATCCTTTTACGGCACTTTTTGCATTCGTAGCTCCAAATACTTTTAATCCAGAAATGTTCTTGATGACCACATTTGCAAGACACGCCAATCTTATCTCTCTGCTCCTTAAAATGAATTCTGCAGTCTTCCTCTGTCCCAAAATGAGCTGTAAAGCTAAATATATCCATCTAATTATTTAAATTACAGCTAAATATACGAAATTATTACTAATTACGGATATACATAAAATTATTCGATTATAGTCGTTATTTCCAAAATAAGGAGCGGTAAAAATAGGTGAATGATTATTGAAAAATATTGCAGAATTGAGTAGCAAACTGTCCTTTTGAGAACTTTCAAAAAAAGCTGCTGTAAAAGCAATCACATAGAATTCTTTTCCATCAGGTTTGCTAATGAGCTCAACAACTTTTTGAGGACCTACAAAAATAGCACTTCCACCTCTTACATTGAAAATTTCATCCTCAACTTTGAAAGACAGATCATCAGCAGTTAAAAATATACAAAAATATTGTAATGTATTAAACCGCTTAGAATAGTTATTTCTTTGAATAATCTGTACTAACGAACTAATGCTAAACCCATTACTTTCGAGTTGCGATGCTATTTCATTCATAGTAATTTACATTCTCCTACAATCAAACTCTAAATTACATAATTAAAACTTCGCCTCATCTAAAATGATGGAATTTAACATAAAATTTCCCCATTTTAAATAAACTTACACGAGAAATAAAGGCAGATTATTTATTATTTCCCGAAAAAACCAGTTAATTTTTATAACTTTAAACAACCAATAATCACAAAGATGGAAAGTTCAGATTTAGTCGGAATTTTTTATAATTCTGAGTACTTATTAAAAATCACTAAACGATATGTTCAACTCAATACAAATATTGATACTGATCACAAACCCTTTTACACGTCTGTAATTTGGCGGGAGAAATATGAATTTATTATAAAAGATGATTGTATCATGTTATCTGAAAATATAAGTATGCTTTTATTAAGCAACGCTTCAAAATGTATATTTATTAAGTTCCCTGCTGACCAGCAAAATGAAATCCATTTGATGAGCGTACCTAAATATATTTTTCATTCTATATAATAATAAGACCGTTATAAACTGCACTGTAAAACTAAGTGCTACAAATGTTGAATCCCACTAATTGTTGAACTTTACAGCCTAAATAAAAATAAAAAACATTTATAAAATACAATTGAGTTATAAAAAAAATACCGCCATATGACGGTATTTATTGATAGCATAAAATACTAATTTAAAAATCTCTGTTTTTAAGCCTAATTAGGAGTAGCTTTCCAAAAGCTCCAAACTGTACCGTTAAATACAGCTAACCTTTTAGAACCTGCTTTATTTACATAGACCATCATACCCGGTGAAGGACTGATAATGTTTTGTACATCTTCAACCGTAGGCAAAACCAAAGCTTTATTAGATGATTCAAGAACCAGTACTCCATCAGCAGAAGTAGATGCACTTCCAATTATTGTTTTTGCTCCTGCCAATTCCGGTGCTTGAACTGCTGTTGGTTGTGATGCTAAAGCAGAGGTAACATTTCCATCCTGTCCACTGAGATCCATCCATGAGCCATTAAAATACTTCACCCTAGCCCCTGTTGCTGAAGTTGCATCCAAAGCGACAGTCCCTTCCGCAGGATTAGATGGTAAAGTTCTTAGGTAAGGTAATATCATACCCTTATTCTGTCCCGCAGCAAACTCTAAAAGTACGGAGTTTTTTTGATTAGCCGGTGCTGTTCCGATAGCATCACCGATAACGATTTGAGCATTAATCATTGAAAATGCTACAGAAAAAACAGTTATATATATCTTTTTCATTTCTTTTTTTATTTTCTTTAATAATTCTATGGGCACGACGGTGTAGAAAAACAAGACCATCCTGTATTAGCAGGAACAGCAGTATCTACTGTATAAATCTTCAGACATTTAGCAGTAGTATCATACACCATCATCCCATCTACCGGTTGTGTAATAGCTGAAAGACCTGCCGTTGGAACTCGTGTAATTACTAGACCTTTTGTGTTTGATTCTAAAACCGTGTGAGCACCGGTTCTTACCATTGGCCAATTGCCATTGGAAGCACCCGCTCTATTAAGAAGAGTTATACCATGTTGTGCTGAAATCCCGACAGTACTTGTATTGGGTAGATTATAACATGCGCAAGGAACAATATTTTGTCCATACCCTCTACCGGTGATATTTGTCGTTTGAACAACATTTTGTGTAATGACAATGGTGTTACTTGAAGATGCATTCCAAGGTATTGTGTTGAATGAGTTACCATTGAAAAGCTCCAGCGGGAAAAGGGCTCCGCCTGCTGTCTTACTCCCATACATTGATATTGCGCCGGTCGGACTAATAACTACTTTAATAAGCGGTGCAGAAGCTGTTCCCGAATAATTATATATTAAGGGGGTATTAATTTCATATTGGTCACCATCAGCAAAACGTATATTAATACCTGGAGCAGGAGTGCCATTCGATTGAAACTCAATCTCTGATGATGCAATATTCACTCCATTAATACGCATATTGAATGAATTATCAAGAGAATAAATATCAAAAACAAACCCATTATTTGTAGCGGGCTGGACAAAAGTCTTGGGAGAGCCATCTGTAGCGGTAAATGTTTCACCTCCTACCTGCTCCGTACAAACTGCAGCGGCAGTATAAGACAGATTTAGGCTTCTAATGTTGTTACAATTTCCTCCAATACCATTGTTGGTGCACTCATCCTGTGCATCAGTAGGTGGAACTGCCGGGTCAGGATTCGTAGCGTCAGGATCTGTAACATCATTAGGTCTTAAAATACCGGCTCTGAAATTCTGGTTTCCAGTCGCTACCGTATTGGAAGCTACCAATTTAATCGTATACCCGATTTCGCAACCATTAGGTAAATTAAGTGATGAGGAATAAGTTCTTGTAGCTGCATTATAGGTCACTGCAACTGACTCGCTTCCGCAACCTTTCCCCTCAAACATAACTGACTGTGAATTAAAACCAACGGGATGGATAAAAGTAAATTTTGCACCTGTAACTGCACTGGGTCCGTCATTTTTTGCCTTTACATAAAATGTTACAACATCTCCCGGAACAACAGCAGTCTTATCTGCTACTACCTGAGAAATTTTCATATCTGAAATCTGCGTTACAATCGGTAAAGGCTGCGTTGACATAGGTCCTTTTACAAAAGCCCATGTATCTATAGATCTAAGATCTCCAAACTGGCCTCCAGTTCCTGTACCATTTACTCCCCATATATGACCATTTACAGTACTATTAGCTCCTGAACTATTTATTGGTGGAAGGTGGGAATTGTTGATTGGAGAAGACATACTTCCATTTGTAACGGTTTGAATATCTGTATCATTCCAATAAACTATATTCGATTCTACCTGAGAAAGATTATCTTTATTAAGCAATTCGATGATCGTTCCGTTTTGGTTGTACTCCATATCAATATACGGAAAATGAACTTCTGCTCCCTGAAGCTGTACCGAGATTTGCGCTTGATGCGTACCGGCTGGTAATGACTGACCTGCTCCATCTTTTCCATCCCACAAAATACTATTGGCGTTAGCATTAGCAAAACCCAGTAAAATCCTTTCCGTAAAAGCTGCGGGCGTGGTGCTGCTTTTTATGACAATCGTATATTTTGCAGGTCTATTGGAATTAAACTTAATATACCCACCCTTCGAGCTAATCTGTCCCTGAGTACCTTCAACTCCTGTTGTGTTTAATTGCGTGACCACAGGAACTATAGGTACTTTTTTTAGCCATGTGCTATTTCCTGGTACTGCGCCAATGCTTGTCTCCGGTAGATTCGGATCAGGAAGGGTATAAAATATTTTGTGCGTTATTTGCTGGTTCGTTGAATTTGATATATCCGCAGATAACGGATTATGAACGTCGCTTGCCGTCAAATCGGTTTTATTCAAACTTTTGTAAACCGAAACTCCGTTAGAATTCGTAAAACCATTATTATTGATAAAAAAAGAAAAATACAGTCCGTTATTACCATTGTTATTAATTCGATAAGTAAATCCATCATCAGTTAATCCATAAACGATACCACGAAAACCATTGGTATTTGGGTTGCCGTTTCCGTTAGATAGATTAAGAAGATTGGCATAAACACGTCCACTTATAAAAGCTGTATTGGTTGTATTAAGCACCGATATGTCCCATGCAAAGATACCAGCAGTGGAATCTTGTGTCCAAGCGGCATCTGCTAAAATTGTAGTACTTGGAATTGCTGTACCGCGTGCTAAAAATTCCACGCGATAAATACCCGTGCCTCCTTGCGGAACCAAATAATAAATGGGGGTGTATTTAGTTGATGAATTTTCATTAAATCGTTTTGGACCATTTTTTTCCTGTTCTCTATTAGGAATCTGACCGTTAGCAGAAGCATCGTCAACAACGAGAGCTCCAGAAGGGCTGTAAAGCTGGATGGCTGATGGGCCTGTCCCTAACTGAGCACTGGAAGCCAAAGTAATACGCTCCCCTTCCTTTGCATAAACATAGTGCGTACCTGTCGTAGGAAAAGGCCATCGTTCAGAATCCTTTACTATACTTGAACGCAGATAAGCACGATACCCCAGCTTACCATTTGGATAAAGGTCCTTGGAACCATCTGCAAACAAAAATGTATTGCACATCACAGTAAAGAGAAGTGTTAGACAAAATTTAAAATTCGTAATCAGTTGATATTTATATTTCATAAATGAAGATTGTATAATATTTCGACCTTAATTTTCACCTATCAAAAAAAGAATAATTATAAGGTCCATTTAGATTGTTCGAGTAATAGTCAATTAAACCAGTGTTCTATTACACAGTAGATTGCAACAAAATTTTCGCAAAAGTTGTGAAGTCGAGAACATTTTTTTTAAATTTAAGGAAACTGGTCACATGGAACTACTCCGCACAAAGAAATCGAGCAACCTCCTGTAAGACGCCGATGTATTGCCGTAGAAATTTTCATTCAGTTTTCTATTGAAGATGCAAAAATAAGTAAAACAGATGAAATCAGTTCATCTATGGTAGCTTTTTAATTATAATTTAATTTTAAAAGACTCAAACTACTTAAAAATATATAAACCGATTGAAAATTTAAAAAATTCTATTAATTGCAATTATAATAGTATAATATTTCTAAAATAGTCAGTAAACATAAAAAATATCTTTCGATTTGAAAAATGATTTATTTCTGTTCACTTCCTATTTTATTATGAAGTATTGATCGCTTTGAGTTGTAATTATTCAAAAAATTACTATTTTGTAATAGTTAATGGTAGAATAAGAATAATCCGTAAAAAAAAGGTATTTGAAATGAATACAATTTCATTTGATAAAAACGTTTCTCAAGAAACAATCGATAAGAATCAGGAAAATTTAAAAATTGCTCAACCCAATCTTTCTGATTTTAATGAAAGAATGGGTAAAGATTATGATCTCCTTTGCAGGTTCACCAATGATAATTCCCGTTTCTTTTTGAAGCAGGAACTGCGGTATCCGGAAAATACCAATACGATAGCGAGCCATATCAACTGGCTGCTAATGTGGAAAAGGGAAATTAGCGACAGAGTATATTTTAAAATATTTTTTAATGATATTGAAAGAGAATATGAGGAAATTAATCGCTAT encodes the following:
- a CDS encoding helix-turn-helix domain-containing protein, with translation MCGYLRETNSVESDVEFIIILTTQQIASITGLRVETVIRTIKKLQAANVLAIFKGKIVLSNTQ
- a CDS encoding helix-turn-helix domain-containing protein, giving the protein MQKFSNVDQSLFIAAAHNSIESLLLDAHFHTNKNKSDTPVKTINFSFNKFKVLLQKDFKKSKKVSYYADLMFMSPRRLTEICEQVCNKSAKQIIIDKIKFECEKEIKFTELSFSEIGYKLGFNDEGNFTNFVKKHLGKKPSEIRNTKVDCFFKV
- a CDS encoding IS1595 family transposase, coding for MDIFSFTAHFGTEEDCRIHFKEQRDKIGVSCKCGHQEHFWIKSIWSYECKKCRKRISLKSGTIMQNSNLSFLIWYKTMFLMSVTKKGFSSKEIQKQLGLKRYEPVWAMVHKLRKAMGTRDEKYTLEGMIEFDEGYFTVESSEIEQEKGIRGRGAVGKQNVAVMAESTPLENMETGEKSKSYRYFKAKVLETHLSLEINETIKESIDNQSIVFTDKSTSYVDISDFVELHITEKSDKETTSETLRWVHITISNAKRNLLGNYHKIKRKYLQLYLNEFIYKLNRRYFGDQLFERLIIANITAV
- a CDS encoding DUF11 domain-containing protein; translation: MCNTFLFADGSKDLYPNGKLGYRAYLRSSIVKDSERWPFPTTGTHYVYAKEGERITLASSAQLGTGPSAIQLYSPSGALVVDDASANGQIPNREQEKNGPKRFNENSSTKYTPIYYLVPQGGTGIYRVEFLARGTAIPSTTILADAAWTQDSTAGIFAWDISVLNTTNTAFISGRVYANLLNLSNGNGNPNTNGFRGIVYGLTDDGFTYRINNNGNNGLYFSFFINNNGFTNSNGVSVYKSLNKTDLTASDVHNPLSADISNSTNQQITHKIFYTLPDPNLPETSIGAVPGNSTWLKKVPIVPVVTQLNTTGVEGTQGQISSKGGYIKFNSNRPAKYTIVIKSSTTPAAFTERILLGFANANANSILWDGKDGAGQSLPAGTHQAQISVQLQGAEVHFPYIDMEYNQNGTIIELLNKDNLSQVESNIVYWNDTDIQTVTNGSMSSPINNSHLPPINSSGANSTVNGHIWGVNGTGTGGQFGDLRSIDTWAFVKGPMSTQPLPIVTQISDMKISQVVADKTAVVPGDVVTFYVKAKNDGPSAVTGAKFTFIHPVGFNSQSVMFEGKGCGSESVAVTYNAATRTYSSSLNLPNGCEIGYTIKLVASNTVATGNQNFRAGILRPNDVTDPDATNPDPAVPPTDAQDECTNNGIGGNCNNIRSLNLSYTAAAVCTEQVGGETFTATDGSPKTFVQPATNNGFVFDIYSLDNSFNMRINGVNIASSEIEFQSNGTPAPGINIRFADGDQYEINTPLIYNYSGTASAPLIKVVISPTGAISMYGSKTAGGALFPLELFNGNSFNTIPWNASSSNTIVITQNVVQTTNITGRGYGQNIVPCACYNLPNTSTVGISAQHGITLLNRAGASNGNWPMVRTGAHTVLESNTKGLVITRVPTAGLSAITQPVDGMMVYDTTAKCLKIYTVDTAVPANTGWSCFSTPSCP